A stretch of the Maridesulfovibrio bastinii DSM 16055 genome encodes the following:
- a CDS encoding NAD-dependent succinate-semialdehyde dehydrogenase yields the protein MSIQSLNPATEEVVATFEAYSDEKVQSILDLTAAAWADWKEKSYSERKVLLKKAAEILRERSVELARIAAVEMGKPVKLGKAEAEKCALVCDYYAEEGEAMLAPEPVSDAAKKVYVRFDPLGTVLTVMPWNFPFWQVFRIAAPSLMAGNCVVLKHASNVPQCALTIEKIFKDAGFPDNVFRTLLIGSDQVEAVLDHDSVFAVSLTGSEGAGKSVASAAGARLKKSVMELGGSDPLIVLADADVKKAAETAAVSRCGNAGQACIAAKRFIVMAEVYDEFIEQLKLSMSAYKPGDPLDPATEMGPMSSKGLRETLEDQVKRCVEAGGKVLSLGSMPEGKGFYYLPTIIENVPVDSDVCQEEFFGPAALVFKVSSIDEAIRLANDTPFGLGGSIWSANIPLAEKLAAKIRTGNVYINALVRSDVHVPFGGVGISGFGRELGSYGIREFVNVKSVCVGS from the coding sequence ATGAGTATTCAGAGTCTTAATCCGGCTACTGAAGAAGTTGTCGCAACTTTTGAAGCTTATTCCGATGAAAAAGTTCAATCTATTTTAGACTTAACAGCCGCTGCATGGGCTGATTGGAAAGAAAAAAGTTATTCAGAACGTAAAGTGCTGCTCAAAAAAGCTGCTGAGATTCTTCGGGAACGCAGTGTCGAACTGGCCCGTATTGCGGCGGTTGAAATGGGTAAGCCTGTAAAACTTGGAAAAGCCGAAGCTGAAAAATGCGCCCTTGTCTGCGACTATTATGCGGAAGAAGGAGAGGCAATGCTTGCTCCTGAACCTGTATCTGATGCCGCCAAAAAGGTTTATGTCCGGTTTGATCCTTTGGGTACGGTTTTAACTGTTATGCCCTGGAATTTCCCTTTCTGGCAGGTTTTCCGTATTGCAGCTCCTTCACTTATGGCCGGTAACTGCGTTGTTTTAAAGCATGCATCTAATGTTCCCCAGTGCGCTTTGACCATAGAAAAAATTTTTAAGGATGCCGGTTTCCCGGATAATGTTTTCAGAACTCTTCTGATAGGCTCTGATCAAGTAGAAGCTGTTTTGGATCATGATTCTGTTTTTGCTGTCAGTCTCACTGGTAGTGAGGGAGCCGGTAAAAGTGTTGCCTCAGCCGCCGGAGCGCGACTTAAAAAGTCTGTTATGGAACTCGGTGGCAGTGATCCCCTTATTGTTCTTGCTGATGCCGATGTAAAGAAAGCTGCTGAAACCGCAGCCGTTTCGAGATGTGGAAACGCTGGTCAGGCTTGTATTGCCGCAAAGCGTTTTATTGTAATGGCTGAAGTATATGATGAATTTATTGAGCAGTTGAAGCTGAGCATGTCTGCATACAAGCCGGGCGATCCGCTTGATCCTGCAACAGAGATGGGCCCTATGTCTTCAAAAGGGTTGAGGGAGACTCTAGAGGATCAGGTTAAGCGCTGTGTTGAAGCAGGAGGTAAAGTTCTGAGTTTAGGCTCCATGCCTGAAGGGAAGGGCTTTTATTATCTGCCGACAATTATTGAAAATGTTCCGGTTGATTCAGATGTATGTCAGGAGGAATTTTTTGGTCCGGCAGCTCTTGTGTTCAAGGTATCATCAATAGATGAAGCCATAAGGCTGGCTAATGATACTCCATTTGGACTCGGTGGCTCTATCTGGTCTGCAAATATACCGCTGGCTGAGAAACTGGCTGCTAAAATAAGAACCGGCAATGTTTATATTAATGCCCTCGTAAGAAGTGATGTTCATGTTCCTTTCGGTGGTGTCGGTATTTCCGGTTTCGGACGTGAACTCGGGTCGTATGGAATACGCGAGTTTGTGAATGTAAAATCGGTCTGTGTCGGATCTTAA
- a CDS encoding HMA2 domain-containing protein, with product MNFKILMELRRYLNVAHHVPGRIRLKFSLDVLKDPEALKLMKEFEDSPRPKAVRQARVNKMARSVVIEYDRNVIDPEMLDEVLKTKNAARFETLAAELENKLS from the coding sequence ATGAATTTTAAAATCCTTATGGAACTGCGCCGCTATTTAAATGTGGCACATCATGTACCGGGAAGAATCAGACTGAAATTCAGCCTTGATGTCTTAAAAGACCCGGAGGCCCTGAAACTTATGAAAGAGTTTGAAGACTCACCCCGCCCAAAAGCAGTAAGGCAGGCTCGAGTCAACAAAATGGCCAGATCTGTAGTTATTGAATACGACCGGAACGTTATTGATCCGGAAATGCTGGATGAGGTTCTGAAAACTAAAAATGCCGCCAGATTTGAAACTCTGGCAGCAGAACTTGAAAATAAGCTTTCGTAA
- a CDS encoding phosphatidylserine decarboxylase family protein has protein sequence MNRSHFKKVLLLFFACTLLISIPLTSRSDNSEQVIPYKVGKWLPSDQTLESQWRADLIRKVAAEPADTPLLPVIQEFKDLIENDPEIYMLFNEMFKQIPDEAKYKKDPVGNPQIKDYKQMLRVLNYTMTRAPEFNETGLVGFPINAILDWPMGTPAGCSVFLNKKVNRQLKKILNQWAVYLGSSDSCYVLSDDEKHGWFGSDAQKAMPGFAKDFICDPKKPHYGFTSWDNFFTRRFREGRRPVASPDDDYVIANSCESAPYKIARDVKLRDEFWIKAQPYSLIHMLDSEELAKTFEGGTLYQAFLSALSYHRWHSPVSGTIVGVKIIDGSYYAEAQSMGFDPAGPNESQSYITNVASRALVLIDADNPDIGLMGVLFVGMAEVSSNEVTVYPGQHVNKGEQLGMFHFGGSTHVLLFRPGVKIKFNLHGQKPGLHSHNINVRAEIATVKKGKDL, from the coding sequence ATGAATAGATCTCATTTTAAAAAAGTATTGCTACTTTTTTTTGCATGCACGTTATTGATAAGTATTCCTTTAACATCCAGATCAGATAATTCTGAACAGGTAATCCCTTATAAGGTTGGTAAATGGCTGCCTTCGGATCAGACTCTTGAGAGTCAGTGGCGGGCCGATCTGATACGAAAAGTAGCGGCGGAGCCGGCTGATACTCCCTTGTTGCCTGTAATACAGGAATTCAAAGATCTCATTGAGAATGATCCGGAAATCTACATGCTTTTTAATGAAATGTTTAAACAGATTCCGGATGAAGCTAAATATAAGAAAGATCCTGTGGGAAATCCCCAGATCAAAGATTATAAGCAGATGCTGCGGGTGTTGAATTATACGATGACCCGTGCTCCGGAGTTTAATGAAACAGGTCTGGTTGGTTTTCCTATTAACGCTATTTTGGACTGGCCTATGGGAACTCCGGCAGGTTGTTCGGTCTTTTTGAATAAAAAGGTCAACCGTCAGCTGAAAAAAATACTCAACCAGTGGGCAGTATATCTTGGTTCTTCTGACTCATGCTATGTGTTGAGTGATGACGAGAAGCATGGCTGGTTCGGCAGTGATGCCCAAAAGGCTATGCCCGGATTTGCCAAAGATTTTATTTGTGATCCTAAAAAGCCTCATTATGGTTTTACTTCATGGGATAATTTTTTTACCCGCCGTTTTCGTGAAGGACGCAGGCCGGTTGCCTCGCCCGATGATGACTATGTGATCGCCAACTCCTGCGAATCAGCTCCGTATAAAATAGCAAGAGATGTTAAATTACGTGATGAGTTCTGGATAAAGGCCCAGCCTTATTCACTCATTCACATGCTGGACAGCGAAGAGCTGGCAAAGACCTTTGAAGGTGGAACCCTTTATCAGGCCTTTTTGAGTGCGCTCAGCTACCATCGCTGGCACAGCCCGGTAAGTGGAACAATTGTCGGAGTTAAAATTATAGACGGTTCCTACTATGCCGAAGCACAAAGTATGGGATTTGATCCTGCCGGACCTAATGAATCCCAGAGCTATATCACTAATGTGGCTTCAAGAGCTCTTGTCCTTATTGACGCTGATAATCCTGACATCGGACTTATGGGTGTGCTGTTTGTAGGCATGGCTGAAGTTTCTTCCAATGAAGTTACGGTGTATCCCGGACAGCATGTGAACAAGGGCGAACAGCTTGGAATGTTCCATTTCGGCGGTTCAACCCATGTTCTCTTATTCCGTCCCGGCGTAAAAATTAAATTTAATCTGCATGGTCAGAAGCCCGGACTACATTCACATAATATTAATGTAAGAGCGGAAATTGCCACTGTTAAAAAAGGTAAGGACCTGTAG
- a CDS encoding nitroreductase family protein, which produces MNSISEILKQRKSCRKFKDQVPSKETLNELINDAVWVPSGSNMQPWRFAVISNKEKLKSYSDKAKKMWLENLDECPYMKAYESTFTNPEANIFYNAPSLIVVYGDSESFWFNYDCSMVALNIHILAEERKMGCCWIGEAHNILAIPSVKQELGIPENYTLVAPIIIGYPDADREGKQNPNKRKPFKINFF; this is translated from the coding sequence TTGAATTCTATTTCAGAGATTCTGAAGCAACGTAAATCCTGCAGAAAATTTAAAGATCAGGTTCCATCTAAAGAAACCCTTAACGAACTGATTAATGACGCTGTGTGGGTCCCGTCCGGTTCAAATATGCAGCCGTGGAGATTCGCTGTTATCAGCAACAAGGAAAAGCTTAAATCATATTCTGACAAAGCTAAAAAAATGTGGCTGGAAAATCTGGACGAGTGCCCGTACATGAAAGCATACGAAAGCACTTTTACAAACCCGGAAGCCAATATCTTCTACAATGCACCATCACTTATAGTGGTTTATGGTGACAGCGAATCATTCTGGTTTAACTACGATTGCAGTATGGTCGCCCTGAATATCCATATTCTGGCAGAAGAACGCAAAATGGGCTGCTGCTGGATTGGGGAAGCACATAACATTCTTGCTATTCCTTCTGTTAAGCAGGAGCTTGGAATTCCTGAAAACTACACTCTGGTAGCTCCGATCATCATCGGCTATCCGGATGCTGACAGGGAAGGCAAACAGAACCCCAACAAACGCAAGCCTTTCAAAATCAACTTCTTCTAA
- a CDS encoding ferrous iron transport protein A — protein MYTTLAKAPKGQQLTIKKITQEHLEKNLASMGLFPGSVVTVMDEEISLQTVRIRGPKGEILLSGGMGGKIVAHLDDGRKVPLPELKPGEHGHIEGITGGKGLGEALSALGLQENDCIEMIRLMPPMEYITIIEGRGRVRLPEGMAAKILGEMLGNEYQFASVQVDTPFKVTRILGGKRAQHAIESLNIAPGKTLRLEAVEQAKNIGNSYGLNRIVAHSSEGLRIFLRIDQAENITVSHT, from the coding sequence ATGTATACAACATTGGCAAAAGCCCCCAAAGGGCAACAGCTTACAATAAAAAAAATTACGCAGGAACATCTGGAAAAGAATCTTGCTTCCATGGGACTTTTCCCCGGAAGTGTCGTGACGGTTATGGACGAAGAAATAAGTCTACAGACGGTTAGAATAAGAGGTCCAAAAGGTGAAATTCTGCTTAGCGGCGGAATGGGTGGTAAAATAGTCGCCCACCTTGATGACGGCCGCAAAGTTCCCCTGCCGGAGCTGAAACCCGGTGAGCATGGTCATATTGAAGGCATAACCGGAGGTAAAGGTCTGGGTGAGGCTCTGTCAGCTCTGGGGCTTCAAGAGAATGACTGCATAGAAATGATCAGGCTGATGCCTCCCATGGAATACATAACCATAATAGAAGGCCGGGGCCGGGTAAGACTGCCTGAAGGAATGGCCGCTAAAATCCTCGGTGAAATGCTTGGAAATGAATATCAGTTCGCATCCGTGCAGGTTGATACTCCTTTCAAAGTGACCAGAATACTCGGCGGCAAAAGAGCCCAGCACGCCATCGAATCACTTAATATTGCCCCCGGAAAGACCTTACGTCTTGAAGCCGTGGAACAGGCTAAAAATATTGGTAATTCCTATGGACTCAATAGAATAGTAGCCCATAGTTCAGAAGGATTGAGGATTTTTCTGCGCATCGATCAGGCTGAAAACATAACTGTCAGTCACACCTGA
- a CDS encoding heavy metal translocating P-type ATPase encodes MTNNSKSNPQIIHKCRGRVRFRWKKLYHPHLNPDYLEAWLEAMPGINEARINPQACSVTVSYSGSAEMTEKIRQRLVCSPEESFSRKFPAPAKRKFVDAAAAGTIATVSPFLPIQAKTALAYATGISPILRGLDTLINRGLKVQVLDMSTIGLSLLRKDYNTATSIAAMIVIGDYLKQITEDRTNNLLRSLMSDPVEKVTVCKNEQLLDVPFEEVEKGDTVVCTAGEIIPVDGVITEGEVLINQTSITGEARPLHCKTGDQLISGYSVIEGSVKIKAVKVGSETSIKRITGIMENSLMEKSDVELESDRLADKLAPISFGTGAALFALTGDADKALSALTVDYACAVKFPTPVVIKTSMYTAAKSNVIIKSGSALMKIAKADTVVFDKTGTLTKGEINVAEVIPCAEITKHEILRYAAAAENRSFHPVGKAIIAESERLGLTIPDSLPDESRIAHGVCTSIEGKTVRVGSRHYIHDDCGIDCSCISNVATDLRKQGYILVYVAVDQSLAGIITMQDEIRPEAQNILEKLKNDGINKIIILTGDHRETATAFMEKLPAADSIYWDLKPDEKAIMVKRLKNKGHKIIFVGDGINDAPSLVEADVGVSVPGSTTLAKDASAIILTGQNLEGLLVARKTGKQTEKTLKGCFKAGVGINSGLMLAATAGLLKPVSAALIHNMTTFSILGISALISKRSPQI; translated from the coding sequence ATGACGAATAATAGTAAATCCAATCCTCAAATCATACATAAATGCCGGGGGCGGGTCAGGTTCAGATGGAAAAAGCTCTATCATCCGCATTTAAATCCTGATTATCTCGAAGCGTGGCTTGAAGCCATGCCCGGCATTAATGAAGCCCGGATCAATCCTCAGGCATGCAGTGTGACTGTGAGCTACAGCGGATCAGCCGAAATGACTGAGAAAATCAGACAAAGGCTTGTGTGCTCTCCTGAAGAATCTTTTTCCAGAAAATTTCCCGCACCTGCAAAAAGAAAATTTGTAGACGCAGCCGCAGCTGGAACAATTGCAACGGTCTCCCCTTTTCTGCCGATTCAGGCAAAAACAGCTTTGGCCTATGCAACCGGGATTTCTCCGATACTAAGGGGACTGGATACGCTAATCAACCGGGGGCTGAAAGTTCAGGTACTTGATATGAGTACAATCGGACTCTCGCTTCTGAGAAAGGACTACAACACGGCAACTTCAATTGCCGCAATGATTGTAATCGGCGATTATCTGAAACAGATAACCGAAGACCGCACCAATAATCTGCTGCGCAGTCTTATGAGTGATCCGGTTGAAAAAGTTACCGTCTGCAAGAATGAGCAACTGCTGGATGTCCCTTTTGAAGAAGTTGAAAAAGGTGACACAGTGGTCTGCACAGCTGGTGAAATTATTCCGGTCGATGGAGTTATTACCGAAGGTGAAGTGCTCATAAATCAAACTTCAATTACCGGAGAAGCCAGACCATTGCATTGCAAGACCGGAGATCAGCTCATTTCCGGATATTCTGTGATTGAAGGAAGCGTAAAAATAAAAGCTGTAAAAGTCGGGTCAGAAACGTCCATCAAAAGAATAACCGGAATAATGGAAAATTCACTGATGGAAAAATCTGATGTCGAGCTTGAAAGTGACCGGTTGGCTGATAAGCTGGCGCCTATTTCTTTCGGAACAGGTGCGGCGCTCTTTGCACTGACCGGAGATGCGGATAAAGCTCTTTCCGCTCTTACTGTCGATTATGCCTGTGCGGTCAAATTTCCTACTCCGGTAGTAATTAAAACATCGATGTACACTGCGGCCAAGAGCAATGTTATTATCAAAAGCGGCTCAGCACTTATGAAAATAGCAAAGGCCGACACTGTTGTTTTCGATAAAACAGGGACCTTAACTAAAGGCGAAATTAATGTTGCAGAAGTCATTCCATGTGCAGAAATAACCAAGCATGAAATACTAAGATATGCGGCCGCGGCTGAAAACAGATCATTCCATCCTGTGGGTAAAGCAATCATCGCTGAATCTGAGCGTCTGGGGCTGACTATTCCTGACAGTCTGCCGGATGAAAGCAGAATAGCGCACGGGGTTTGCACCAGTATAGAAGGAAAAACTGTACGGGTAGGAAGCCGCCATTATATTCATGACGACTGTGGAATTGACTGCTCCTGCATTTCAAACGTGGCCACGGACCTGAGAAAACAGGGTTACATTCTGGTTTATGTTGCTGTTGATCAATCACTCGCCGGGATAATCACCATGCAGGATGAAATCCGTCCTGAAGCGCAGAATATACTGGAAAAATTGAAAAACGATGGCATCAATAAGATAATAATTCTCACCGGTGACCACCGTGAAACCGCGACAGCTTTCATGGAAAAACTTCCGGCAGCTGATTCAATATACTGGGATCTGAAACCGGATGAAAAGGCCATCATGGTTAAACGGCTTAAAAATAAGGGCCATAAAATAATCTTTGTCGGAGACGGAATAAACGATGCGCCATCACTTGTTGAAGCTGATGTCGGCGTTAGCGTACCCGGCAGCACTACCCTTGCAAAGGATGCCTCAGCTATAATTCTGACGGGACAGAATCTTGAAGGATTGCTTGTTGCCCGTAAGACAGGCAAACAAACTGAAAAAACACTTAAAGGCTGTTTTAAAGCCGGGGTTGGTATAAACAGCGGTCTGATGCTGGCAGCAACAGCCGGACTACTCAAGCCGGTCTCCGCTGCTCTTATTCATAATATGACGACGTTCTCAATACTCGGTATATCCGCACTTATTTCAAAGCGTTCTCCACAGATATAA
- a CDS encoding transcriptional repressor, which translates to MLMKPAHEVFFDYLNENGLNMTPQRLVILQAFLDMDGHFTSDELYKKVKQHDPAIGQATVYRTLKILLDSGIADCFDIGDGVSIFEVSHGQEHHDHLICVRCRKKIEIVDEEIEKKQEEVATREGFTITHHRLLLYGICPECQAKAEAELGEDDE; encoded by the coding sequence ATGCTTATGAAACCGGCCCATGAGGTTTTCTTCGATTACCTCAATGAAAACGGTCTTAATATGACACCGCAAAGGCTTGTAATACTACAGGCTTTTCTGGATATGGACGGTCACTTCACATCTGATGAACTTTATAAAAAAGTAAAACAACATGACCCTGCCATAGGGCAGGCAACTGTTTACAGAACTCTAAAGATACTGCTTGATTCAGGAATTGCCGATTGCTTTGATATCGGTGACGGAGTTTCAATTTTTGAAGTCAGCCATGGTCAGGAACACCATGATCATCTTATATGTGTACGCTGCCGTAAAAAAATTGAAATAGTTGATGAAGAAATTGAAAAAAAGCAGGAAGAGGTCGCAACCCGCGAAGGTTTCACCATAACCCACCATCGCTTACTGCTTTACGGAATCTGCCCGGAATGTCAGGCCAAAGCAGAGGCAGAGCTTGGGGAAGATGACGAATAA
- a CDS encoding heavy metal translocating P-type ATPase, with protein sequence MTSCPSKRTASMDENINSSFKVVHELSNRLRLRSNRLYDPALDLSYLEAVIGAISGVEKVRTNKRAFSITVNYNGSAEIRNKILETLESIPDEAYLPEVSHNEPARLSTVAYQAATTAVTPWLPSPLKALSSWMIGTPTMAEGIKSLVTEGVKVEVLDASAVAFSLLRQDYFTANAIVAMLGLGEYLEDWTEQRSNDLLKNLLRPQVENVWVERDAKEQKIPLDKVLIGDIVLCGPGELLPVDGTVIGGEAALNTSSITGESIPVHVEEGDEVLSGSVIEEGHLRITASHVGSDSSMARIGRFLENSLRSKSSSQKKSDELADKLVPITFALGLGLYALTRDVTRAASVLTVDYSCAIKVASPVAVKSGMFAASHSGVLLKGAQALENLSKIDTVVFDKTGTLTRGDLSVTDYIPLKGLNEKELLALAAGAEEHYSHPVARAVVAEAKSQKLQFPPISQVDFIVAHGVSAFVEGRQVLVGSRHFLEEDEGVDCSAADNLTTELRQSGKSLLYVSRDGELEGVIGLRDELRPEAAEALSQLKEKGIKNLIMLTGDHRDTAKAICAELGVIDKVHWELKPEDKARIVNELQEEGHFLAFAGDGVNDAPALISADVGICMPQGAELAREAAQVVLLEDSLMALVAGRHIAEQTQKVIKNSFNAAVGINSAILLAATTGKLSPVASAFLHNSSTLGILGYAASAARREAPQSYSL encoded by the coding sequence ATGACTTCATGCCCATCAAAACGGACCGCAAGCATGGATGAAAATATAAACAGCAGTTTTAAAGTGGTTCACGAGTTGAGCAACAGGCTTCGTCTGCGCAGTAACCGTTTATACGATCCGGCACTGGATTTAAGCTATCTTGAAGCCGTGATCGGAGCAATCTCAGGAGTTGAAAAGGTTCGTACTAACAAACGGGCCTTTTCTATCACTGTTAATTATAACGGCTCAGCTGAAATCAGGAATAAGATTCTGGAAACACTGGAAAGTATTCCTGACGAAGCATATCTGCCGGAAGTGAGCCATAACGAACCGGCGCGGCTGTCTACGGTAGCTTATCAGGCGGCAACAACAGCTGTAACTCCGTGGCTCCCGTCTCCTTTAAAGGCTTTGAGCAGCTGGATGATCGGAACACCGACCATGGCAGAAGGTATCAAAAGTCTGGTTACGGAAGGAGTCAAAGTTGAAGTTCTGGACGCTTCGGCGGTGGCTTTTTCATTACTGCGACAGGACTATTTTACAGCCAATGCCATTGTCGCCATGCTTGGACTTGGTGAATATCTTGAAGACTGGACGGAACAAAGATCAAACGATCTGCTGAAAAATCTGCTGCGGCCTCAAGTGGAAAATGTCTGGGTGGAGCGTGACGCTAAAGAGCAAAAGATTCCACTGGATAAAGTCCTTATCGGCGACATTGTTCTATGCGGACCGGGAGAACTGCTCCCGGTTGACGGAACAGTGATAGGCGGAGAAGCAGCCCTCAACACCAGCTCCATAACCGGGGAATCTATCCCGGTTCATGTGGAAGAAGGTGACGAAGTCCTTTCAGGATCAGTTATTGAAGAAGGACATCTGCGTATCACCGCAAGCCATGTTGGCAGTGACAGTTCCATGGCCAGAATTGGGCGTTTTCTTGAAAACTCGCTCAGGTCAAAATCATCATCACAGAAAAAAAGTGACGAGCTTGCGGACAAACTTGTCCCCATAACATTTGCTTTGGGTCTGGGACTCTATGCCCTGACCCGTGATGTCACCAGAGCAGCGTCTGTTCTGACCGTAGATTACTCCTGCGCTATCAAAGTAGCCTCACCTGTTGCGGTAAAATCAGGGATGTTTGCGGCCAGCCACAGCGGAGTTCTCCTTAAAGGAGCTCAGGCTCTGGAAAACCTTTCTAAAATCGACACGGTAGTTTTTGACAAAACCGGAACCCTTACCAGAGGAGATTTATCAGTCACTGATTACATCCCCCTGAAAGGTTTAAATGAAAAAGAACTGCTGGCTCTGGCAGCCGGGGCCGAGGAGCACTACTCTCACCCTGTAGCACGGGCCGTGGTTGCTGAAGCAAAAAGCCAAAAACTACAGTTCCCGCCCATTTCACAGGTCGACTTCATTGTCGCCCACGGAGTTTCCGCCTTTGTTGAAGGTCGGCAGGTTCTTGTGGGCAGCAGACATTTTCTTGAAGAAGATGAAGGAGTTGACTGCTCTGCCGCGGACAATCTGACCACAGAGCTTAGGCAAAGCGGAAAATCACTTCTTTATGTATCCAGAGATGGCGAACTTGAAGGAGTTATAGGTCTCAGGGATGAGTTGCGCCCGGAAGCTGCAGAAGCACTTTCCCAACTGAAAGAAAAAGGAATCAAAAACCTGATAATGCTGACCGGTGACCACCGGGATACGGCAAAAGCAATCTGCGCAGAACTCGGTGTTATCGATAAAGTTCACTGGGAACTTAAACCGGAAGACAAAGCCAGAATCGTAAACGAATTACAGGAAGAAGGCCATTTTCTGGCTTTCGCCGGTGATGGTGTTAACGATGCTCCGGCACTTATTTCAGCAGATGTTGGAATCTGCATGCCCCAGGGAGCTGAGCTGGCCCGTGAAGCCGCACAGGTTGTACTGCTGGAAGACAGTCTGATGGCTCTTGTTGCCGGAAGGCATATAGCTGAACAGACCCAGAAAGTAATAAAAAACAGCTTCAACGCGGCTGTAGGAATAAACTCTGCAATTCTTCTTGCTGCTACAACAGGAAAACTTTCCCCGGTAGCCTCGGCATTCCTGCATAATTCAAGCACGCTTGGCATACTGGGATACGCTGCTTCCGCTGCAAGGCGGGAAGCTCCACAATCATACAGCCTGTAA
- a CDS encoding magnetosome protein MamC, with amino-acid sequence MNKIKKINSSTASGSYVLKNALLGAVIGGAVSAFQNAGKVKKGDMTKDEAIKDCIKEAGTMGVSTGTASAVVNPLPLGPIGSALGFVAVASGTKYMLNKAFPAPQPEIPVVEEITEEKKAEEEKVEDKIKPAAKKTTKKKAAKSSPKSKATEKTEE; translated from the coding sequence ATGAATAAAATAAAAAAAATAAACAGTTCAACGGCATCCGGGAGTTATGTGTTGAAAAACGCTCTTCTGGGAGCTGTTATCGGTGGAGCTGTAAGTGCTTTCCAGAATGCGGGAAAGGTCAAAAAAGGCGATATGACCAAAGATGAAGCAATAAAAGACTGCATTAAAGAAGCTGGAACTATGGGTGTTTCAACCGGCACTGCATCCGCAGTGGTAAATCCCCTTCCACTCGGCCCAATTGGGTCCGCTCTCGGTTTTGTTGCTGTAGCTTCCGGAACAAAATATATGCTCAACAAAGCCTTCCCTGCACCGCAACCTGAAATTCCGGTAGTTGAAGAAATTACTGAAGAAAAGAAAGCGGAAGAGGAAAAAGTTGAGGATAAAATAAAACCGGCAGCCAAGAAGACAACAAAGAAAAAAGCCGCCAAATCATCCCCTAAATCCAAAGCAACTGAAAAAACCGAAGAATAA